One segment of Carya illinoinensis cultivar Pawnee chromosome 1, C.illinoinensisPawnee_v1, whole genome shotgun sequence DNA contains the following:
- the LOC122306794 gene encoding protein DA1-related 1-like, which translates to MGWLAKVLKGSGHKGQHHGKNQDRICDEAPHSEDELKEQLDIDHAIALSLSEQDQKGKKSIGLMGPQMSACTNCSFCDALHKLLFGIASLCCFPTMQAVHILDDAFNCDKEPQSEEYKQLARAQTKEDEQLAKALQESMYMESPPRWETENIFQPYPFNFPSEYRICALCNTEIGRGEFLTRMGADWHPECFRCHACNLPITDGEFSISDYRSYHKLCYKEQRHPRCEVCKNFIPANSEGLIPYREHRFWKNKYCPSHEHDGTPRCCSCERMEPRDTRHLLLDDGRKLCLECLDSAIMDTQECQPLYLEIQEFYEGLNMKVEQQVPMLLVERQALNEAMEGEKNGTHHLSEIRGLCLSEVQTVPTISRRPRIGANHQFIDMKTEPRRLIRRCEVTAILVLYGLPRLLTGVILAHEMMHAWLRLKGYRNLSPEVEEGICQVLAYMWLESELYTASGSDVLSSTSSSSLSLSSSSSSGTSKRGKRSEFEKICGAFLKHHIESDASPAYGDGFRTGWQAVDKYGLKDTLNHIRLTKSFPEVVG; encoded by the exons ATGGGCTGGCTGGCCAAGGTTCTTAAAGGTTCTGGCCATAAGGGGCAACATCATGGGAAAAATCAAGATAGAATTTGCGATGAAGCTCCTCATTCAGAG GATGAATTGAAGGAGCAACTAGATATTGATCATGCTATTGCACTTTCCCTTTCAGAACAGGACCAGAAAGGGAAAAAATCAATTG GTTTGATGGGTCCGCAGATGTCAGCATGTACCAACTGCAGTTTTTGTGATGCTCTCCATAAACTCCTCTTTGGAATTGCATCCCTATGTTGCTTTCCCACCATGCAAGCAGTGCATATTTTGGATGATGCCTTCAATTGTG aCAAGGAACCCCAATCGGAGGAATATAAGCAGCTTGCTAGAGCTCAAACCAAGGAAGATGAACAGCTTGCCAAAGCTCTTCAAGAAAGCATGTACATGGAATCTCCTCCTCGATGGGAAACGGAAAATATATTTCAGCCTTATCCATTCAACTTTCCATCTGAATACCG GatctgtgctctctgcaacacTGAGATTGGCCGTGGAGAATTTTTGACCCGCATGGGCGCTGACTGGCATCCAGAATGTTTTCGTTGTCATGCTTGCAACCTTCCTATTACTGATGGCGAG TTCTCTATATCTGACTATCGCTCTTATCACAAATTGTGCTATAAAGAGCAGCGTCACCCAAGATGTGAAGTTTGCAAGAATTTT ATCCCAGCAAATTCAGAAGGTCTTATTCCGTATAGGGAGCATCGTTTCTGGAAGAACAAGTACTGCCCCTCACATGAACACGATGGTACTCCTCGGTGTTGCAGCTGTGAAAGAATGGAG CCGAGGGACACAAGACATCTGTTGCTTGATGATGGTCGGAAGCTGTGTCTTGAGTGTCTAGACTCAGCCATTATGGATACTCAGGAATGTCAACCACTTTATCTTGAAATACAAGAATTTTACGAAGGTTTAAATATGAAAGTGGAGCAGCAAGTTCCAATGCTCTTGGTTGAGAGACAAGCACTAAATGAGGCAATGGAGGGAGAAAAGAAT GGTACTCATCACTTGTCTGAGATCAGAGGACTTTGCTTGTCAGAAGTACAGACTGTCCCTACT ATCTCAAGGAGGCCAAGGATTGGGGCAAACCACCAATTCATAGACATGAAAACTGAGCCTCGTAGGCTGATCCGAAGATGTGAAGTGACGGCAATTCTTGTTTTATATGGCCTTCCTAG GTTATTGACTGGGGTAATCCTGGCACACGagatgatgcatgcatggctgaGGCTTAAAG GTTACCGCAATCTGAGTCCAGAGGTTGAGGAAGGTATCTGTCAAGTCTTAGCTTATATGTGGTTGGAGTCTGAGCTGTATACAGCATCTGGAAGTGATGTTCTATCATCAACATCATCCTCGTCTTTATCactctcttcctcctcatcctctgGTACGTCAAAAAGGGGTAAACGATCTGAATTTGAGAAGATATGTGGTGCTTTTTTAAAACACCATATTGAGTCAGATGCATCCCCAGCTTATGGAGATGGATTCAGGACAGGTTGGCAGGCGGTCGACAAATACGGCCTGAAGGACACTCTTAACCACATTCGACTGACAAAAAGCTTTCCTGAAGTTGTAGGGTAA